ACACAAACTGGGTTTGTGCCATGCCAAATCCATGGTTTGGCCTCGCCAATGATCCCCCAGGGGAGTTCCGTGCACAGAACTGTCTCTTCCTCCACTCAGGATGTGGCCCCCTGAGGCGACATCTCTGACGGACATGGCAGGTTTTCCAGAATCCTGGGTGGGGTGACATGTTGCCTTCTCATTTGCATGGAGGTTTTTGAGATCTGGTCAGGGAGGATCCCCTAGGAATGCATGGATCCCCCAGATACTTGTCATGAGCATGTGTCACTGCTACTTGGTGAGCATCCTGTGACATGACCGTTTTCAGATGTCTGCAAAGGGCAGAGCGGGGAGTCCCAGCAAGCACATACATCTGTCCTGAGGTTGCCCATTGGTACCCATAGCTGGGCAGTCTACTGGACTCCCTGGCACATGAGCTTCCTCTGTTGTTATTCCCTCTTTCCCCCAGTGTGGACTGCAGTCGCTGCCCATGGAGGTGCACTGCagacagaagcagcagcagaggcctggCTTCCTGAGGAATTGCTGGCCAGtttgaggaaggaagaaagttCTACCTACAATGACCACCCCCAGCCTGGAGGAAGCTCCATGCCAGTAGCATGGACCAGCATGGGAGCCAGAGCCCTGCTAATGCTGCAGCTCATCACTCCCGCTCAGCAGCCCAGCAGCCATTGCCACATCCCATTTCCAGGGCCTCCTGCCCCCATGCCCCCACGTGCCCATCGACCCACGTACCTCTCCTCCTGGTTGCCCAAAGTAGGCATGGAGGGAATTTTTCAGGTCCACTTTTTGTAGGTAAGtcaaaacattacaaaataacCACTGCACACCGGGTCCAATGCCCTTCCAAACTCGCTCTTTTCTCTGACCCTTAAACACTTGTCCCAGATTTCCCAGACTCCACTGTACCTTGATCAGCAGGTCCCTCTTCACTGCAGTGTCTTTTTTGCAGAGttcttttagatattttgtgCTTTTGCTAttgacagaggaaagaaaaaagggtaaATTTGGGAGTCACCGGGGAGATTTGTGAGTTCCAATCCCTTTTGTTTGAAAACCCAGTGAATCTCAGCTTCCTGCGTGAGAGTTTCCAGTGGGATCATCTGATGACAAGGGCTCCAGAGGACCAGGGTGGGACTGTCACGCTCCTCCCCTGGTCCATCTCCACTTCACATGAGCCCCTGCGTGTTCACAGTTAGCTTCCAGCTGGACACAGTTCCACTGCTGGGTGCAAACACCTGCCACCCTCCAGTTGGCTCCAGTCTGTTCGTGATGGTTAAAAAACCTTACTCCTGAGTTTGAAATCCTTGCCTAGGAGTCCCGGGCAGCTTAGTGACCACACCCACCAGCCCATCCCTGCCTCCAGCATCCCTGTTCTCCAAGAACCTTTCAGAGTCGTTGAGGGCACATGGGGAGACCTATGGGTCCCTAAGTCAACACTGGTGCTCCCGTGGAGGGAGCTCCTCACCTGGACACTCCTGCCCACGTCTTGTGTAGTCGATGTATTGGGTTGCTGAGCAGAGCAGAGACGATGGCGTGCACCGAGGAGAAGTTGTTAAGGCTTAGGCACTCCTGGAGAGGGAAGAGTGAGCTGTGAGGTCCAGAGTTGGAGTCCAACCCACTTCAGCCTCAGGCCCCTCTGCTGAGATCTCCCTTCCTGAATGAGGCAGAGGCCCAGGGAGCCTCAGGAGGGCACACCTGGGGCTGAGTGAATGTCACTCATCTAGAAAGATTTCAGTTCAACCCAAGGAAGATCCCAGGTCAGAAGTGAGCAGCCACCACTGGCCCATGGGGGTCAAGGTCAGGGAAGCTCTGGGAAGAAGGGCTTAGGGGATGTGCAGGGCTCAGGCTAGAGATACAGATGCCAATCCTGAAAGCCAATGAAGAAGAGGCAGTTCCCCACTTTTAGAGAGGGAATCCCAAGGCCCAACCATGGCTTACCCTGGCCACCTTGATCCAGTGCTCCACCACCCTGGCCCTGTCCTGGGCCCTCATGCTGTCATCCCCGAGGCAGGAGGTGGTGACACAGTTGGTGAGCCTGTTGAAGTGTGCAATGGTGGCACAAACTGTGGGTGCCACGTGCTCACTCCCCTTCCGGTGTCGTTGGCCCCAGATGGAGCCCAAGCATTCGTAGAGCTCCACCTTCTTGAACAGCTCCTTTGGGGGAGGAGGAGAGTGTCACGGACACGGCACACCCCAGCTCAGAGTCATCCACAGTCCCAGGCAGGAAGTGAGCCCAGAGTCATCCACAGTCTCTGGCAGGAACTGAGCTGGAGCTCAGAAAGCTTTAAAATATGCTCCAGACTTGCAGGAGTCCCtgggtttggttttctgcccACCGAGGGCCCTGAATGCATCATGGCCCAGAACCCAACAAGGGTGGGAAGAGAGAGTGACATTTTCTCCCAGGCCATCCGCACTCCCAAGAACTAGAAGGTGGCTCAGGCCTCCCCATCCTGAGGCCTCTACTTCCTCCCATCCCAATCAGCCCTCTACTCCTTCTCTCCCTACTGGTGCAGTTTCCTTGCAGCAGCTACAACCTTGGGCTCTGTTTGGGTGTCTGCCATAGAATCTAGTATACATCAGGCAACTAACAAGTGCTGAGGGTGGTNNNNNNNNNNNNNNNNNNNNNNNNNNNNNNNNNNNNNNNNNNNNNNNNNNNNNNNNNNNNNNNNNNNNNNNNNNNNNNNNNNNNNNNNNNNNNNNNNNNNGGTGGGAAGAGAGAGTGACGTTTTCTCCCAGGCCATCCGCACTCCAAGAACTAGAAGGTGGCTCAGGCCTCCCCATCCTGAGGCCTCTACTTCCTCCCATCCCAATCAGCCCTCTACTCCTTCTCTCCCTACTGGTGCAGTTTCCTTGCAGCAGCTACAACCTTGGGCTCTGTTTGGGTGTCTGCCATAGAATCTAGTATACATCAGGCAACTAACAAGTGCTGAGGGTGGTgaggctcctgagcagctgggtgaGTGACCCATGGCCCTGCCTGCCCCTCAGTGATCACCTGCCCTGTCCTGCTTTCTGTCCATCCCCTGTCATTCAGTCTGCACAGTCACTCTGTGCAGCTGGCATGGGTGATGTCCCATCTCTGCTGTCTACATGCAGACAGGGAAGGCTTGTGGGTGAGGAAACTCATCCAGATCCCATGGTTGGTAAGAAGTGGGCTGAAATTGGACCCAGGGCATTGGCCGCTCCTCAGGGAGAGGCTGGTCTGAGACAGCTGGTGCCAGAGGCACAGCCTGCTAAGCCCAGCTGCTCACCGCATCCATCAGGGTCAGCTGCTCTGCCAGCAGCCTGGGAGGGAAGGTCGTGATGTCAGGCAGCTCTTCAGTGTGTTGGTTCTTGACAGTCCCAGGACAGGGACAGGGTGACTCTGGGGCTGACTGTGGCTCCAGCACGGTTCCTGGAGGGGGCCCTTCCcctggtgctggtgctggtgctgaATGTAGATATCCTTGTGCATCCATGGCTACAGGTGACTCTGGCTCCAGAGCAGGCCCCAGGTCCACCAGCAGTGGTGGTGCTGGCTCCAGGGCCAGCGTTGTTAATGGGTGttgcccaggaggtggaggaggatctggaagaggagaaaaagtcaCCACACCAGTCACTTTTCACTGCGATTTCCAAGTATAGAAATGACTGGATGGAATTTAAGGGAATTGTAGCCCCAAAACACCACCCCCGGAAAGTCTTCCAGACTGCAAGCCTCCTCACCTTCTGGCTTGGCCTCCTTGGGCTCCGGAAGCACCAACTGGCCTAGGACAATTTCCTGATGGTCCTTCAAGCCCAGTCCAGGCCAGGCAAAGGTATGGCTGGCCAGCTTTATCCAGAAAGTTGACCGTTGCAGGGCCTGGCAGCAAACTGAATTGTTTTCAGGAGGCCAGGTGAACAAATTGGaggtggtggtgctggtgatgGAGTGAACAGCTGAGTCAGAGGCCTGGCCTTCTCCCACACAACCCTCCAGGGCACCCTTGTGTGGCTCTGGGTCCCTGGCCTCCTGCTGCCT
This sequence is a window from Piliocolobus tephrosceles isolate RC106 unplaced genomic scaffold, ASM277652v3 unscaffolded_27505, whole genome shotgun sequence. Protein-coding genes within it:
- the LOC113221776 gene encoding ral-GDS-related protein-like encodes the protein QDSTDGLGTTTSNLFTWPPENNSVCCQALQRSTFWIKLASHTFAWPGLGLKDHQEIVLGQLVLPEPKEAKPEDPPPPPGQHPLTTLALEPAPPLLVDLGPALEPESPVAMDAQGYLHSAPAPAPGEGPPPGTVLEPQSAPESPCPCPGTVKNQHTEELPDITTFPPRLLAEQLTLMDAELFKKVELYECLGSIWGQRHRKGSEHVAPTVCATIAHFNRLTNCVTTSCLGDDSMRAQDRARVVEHWIKVARECLSLNNFSSVHAIVSALLSNPIHRLHKTWAGVSSKSTKYLKELCKKDTAVKRDLLIKAGSFKVATQERNPQRAQMRLRRQKKGVVPFLGDFLTELQRLHSAIPDDLDGNTNKRKKEVRVLQEMQLLQVAAMNYRLRPLEKFVTCFSRMEQLSDKESYKLSCQLEPES